A single genomic interval of Amycolatopsis albispora harbors:
- the cobO gene encoding cob(I)yrinic acid a,c-diamide adenosyltransferase, which yields MPKGKPDFVPDDGLTTRQRRNRPLLIVHTGTMKGKSTAAFGMALRAWNQGWSIGVFQFVKSAKWKVGEEAALRALGEVHANTGQGGPVEWHKMGEGWSWARKAGTEEDHAANAREGWAEIARRISAAQHDFYVLDEFNYPLHWGWIDVGEVVEVLRDRPGRQHVVITGRNAPPELVEAADLVVEMTKVKHPMDAGQKGQRGIEW from the coding sequence ATGCCCAAGGGAAAACCGGACTTTGTGCCCGACGACGGGCTGACCACCCGGCAGCGCCGCAACCGGCCGCTGCTCATCGTGCACACCGGCACGATGAAGGGCAAGTCCACCGCGGCCTTCGGCATGGCGCTGCGTGCGTGGAACCAGGGCTGGTCGATCGGCGTGTTCCAGTTCGTCAAGTCGGCGAAGTGGAAGGTCGGCGAGGAAGCCGCGCTGCGGGCGCTCGGCGAGGTGCACGCGAACACCGGCCAGGGCGGGCCGGTCGAATGGCACAAGATGGGCGAGGGCTGGAGCTGGGCGCGCAAGGCGGGCACCGAGGAGGACCACGCCGCCAACGCGCGTGAGGGCTGGGCCGAGATCGCACGCCGGATTTCCGCCGCGCAGCACGACTTCTACGTGCTCGACGAGTTCAACTACCCGCTGCACTGGGGCTGGATCGACGTCGGCGAGGTGGTCGAGGTGCTGCGTGACCGGCCCGGCCGCCAGCACGTGGTGATCACCGGCCGCAACGCGCCGCCCGAGCTGGTCGAGGCCGCGGACCTGGTGGTCGAGATGACCAAGGTGAAGCACCCGATGGACGCGGGGCAGAAGGGCCAGCGGGGAATCGAATGGTGA
- a CDS encoding cobyrinate a,c-diamide synthase, with product MVSLPRVVVAAPASGHGKTTVASGLMAALRRRGFAVSGHKVGPDYIDPSYHALATGRPGRNLDPYLQGEDLVAPLLLHGASGAEIAVIEGVMGLFDGALGTEGFASTAHVARLVGAPVVLVVDASAASRSVAATVYGFAHFDPRVRLAGVILNKLGSDRHEREIREAIGKTGVPVLGALRRSDDVHSPSRHLGLVPMAERAREGAVMVDRLASWIESGVDLEAVVRAAREAPGVAAEPWSPPEPVPGPRAVVAAAGGAAFSFRYAETGELLAALGVDLVDVDPINDTRLPDGCAGLYFGGGFPEVHAEALSANEALRAEVAGAVAGGLPVVAECAGLLYLCRELDGLPMTGVLPATARMTARGALGYRTATAAADNLLATRGEQVTGHEFHRTEVVPDGPFAAAWRWDDADHGYASPTLNASYLHVHWAGHPDRATAFARAVRRG from the coding sequence ATGGTGAGCCTGCCGCGGGTGGTCGTCGCGGCGCCCGCCTCCGGGCACGGCAAAACCACGGTGGCCTCCGGCCTGATGGCGGCCCTGCGGCGGCGCGGGTTCGCGGTGTCCGGGCACAAGGTCGGCCCGGACTACATCGATCCCAGCTACCACGCGCTGGCCACCGGGCGCCCCGGCCGCAACCTCGATCCGTACCTCCAGGGCGAGGACCTGGTCGCGCCCTTGTTGCTGCACGGTGCTTCCGGCGCCGAAATCGCGGTGATCGAAGGCGTGATGGGCTTGTTCGACGGCGCGCTGGGCACCGAGGGCTTCGCCTCGACCGCGCACGTCGCGCGGCTGGTCGGCGCGCCGGTGGTGCTGGTGGTCGACGCGAGCGCGGCGAGCCGCAGCGTGGCCGCGACCGTTTACGGTTTCGCGCACTTCGACCCGCGGGTGCGGCTGGCCGGGGTCATCCTCAACAAGCTGGGGTCCGACCGGCACGAGCGCGAGATCCGTGAGGCGATCGGGAAAACCGGCGTGCCGGTGCTGGGCGCGCTGCGGCGGTCCGACGACGTGCACTCGCCGAGCCGTCACCTCGGACTGGTGCCGATGGCCGAACGCGCCCGTGAAGGCGCGGTCATGGTGGACCGCCTCGCGTCGTGGATCGAGTCCGGTGTGGACCTGGAAGCCGTGGTGCGGGCGGCGCGGGAAGCCCCTGGCGTGGCGGCGGAACCCTGGTCACCGCCGGAGCCCGTGCCCGGCCCGCGCGCGGTGGTCGCGGCGGCCGGTGGTGCGGCCTTTTCCTTCCGGTACGCCGAAACCGGCGAGCTGCTGGCCGCGCTCGGGGTGGACCTGGTGGACGTCGACCCGATCAACGACACCCGCCTGCCGGACGGCTGCGCCGGGCTGTACTTCGGCGGTGGTTTTCCCGAAGTGCACGCCGAAGCCTTGTCCGCGAACGAGGCCCTGCGCGCGGAGGTCGCCGGGGCGGTGGCGGGCGGGCTGCCGGTGGTGGCCGAATGCGCCGGGCTGCTGTACCTGTGCCGCGAGCTGGACGGCCTGCCGATGACCGGCGTGCTCCCGGCGACGGCCAGGATGACTGCCCGTGGCGCGCTCGGTTACCGGACCGCGACGGCCGCCGCGGACAACCTGCTCGCCACGCGCGGAGAGCAGGTGACCGGGCACGAGTTCCACCGGACCGAGGTGGTGCCGGACGGCCCGTTCGCCGCCGCTTGGCGCTGGGACGACGCCGACCACGGTTACGCGTCGCCCACGTTGAACGCGTCCTACCTGCACGTCCACTGGGCCGGGCATCCGGACCGGGCCACCGCCTTCGCCCGCGCGGTGCGCCGTGGTTGA
- the cobC gene encoding Rv2231c family pyridoxal phosphate-dependent protein CobC: MVDLWHHGDREVGPGLVDLAVNVRLAEPPGWLLAELTAELPRLAAYPDTTEATEAVAARHSRSTGEVLVTAGAAEAFTLIARGLGARRACVVHPQFTEPEAALLAADVPVSRVILRPEEGFVLGSVPEDADLVVVGNPTNPTSVLHPASRLRSLCRPGRVVVVDEAFLDAVPGEPESLAGEVVPGLLVIRSLTKTWGIAGLRAGYVLGPSALIDRLRAVQPPWSVSALAAVAVVACCRPEAVKEADELAVAAEADREFLLAGLRDLGVSVYGEPRAPFVLAEFHDGARLRERLRERGYAVRRADTFPGLGPDWLRIAVRSRPVMTEFLTTLNELT; this comes from the coding sequence GTGGTTGACCTCTGGCACCACGGGGATCGGGAGGTCGGGCCGGGTCTGGTCGATCTCGCGGTCAACGTCCGCCTGGCCGAACCGCCGGGCTGGCTGCTCGCCGAACTCACCGCCGAGCTGCCGCGGCTGGCGGCGTACCCCGACACGACCGAGGCGACCGAAGCGGTGGCCGCGCGGCACAGCCGGTCCACCGGCGAGGTGCTGGTGACCGCGGGGGCCGCCGAGGCGTTCACGCTGATCGCGCGTGGCCTGGGCGCGCGGCGGGCGTGTGTGGTGCACCCGCAGTTCACCGAGCCGGAAGCCGCGTTGCTGGCGGCGGACGTGCCGGTTTCGCGGGTGATTCTCCGGCCGGAGGAAGGCTTTGTGCTCGGGTCCGTGCCGGAGGACGCCGATCTGGTGGTGGTCGGCAATCCGACCAATCCGACGTCGGTGCTGCACCCGGCCTCGCGGTTGCGGTCGCTGTGCCGTCCCGGGCGGGTGGTCGTGGTGGACGAGGCGTTCCTCGACGCGGTGCCGGGTGAGCCGGAATCCCTGGCTGGCGAGGTCGTTCCGGGGTTGCTGGTGATCCGGAGCCTGACCAAGACTTGGGGCATCGCGGGCCTGCGTGCCGGGTATGTGCTGGGGCCGTCCGCGCTGATCGACCGGTTGCGCGCGGTGCAGCCGCCGTGGTCGGTGTCGGCGCTCGCGGCGGTGGCCGTGGTCGCTTGCTGCCGTCCGGAGGCGGTGAAGGAGGCCGACGAACTCGCCGTCGCCGCCGAGGCGGACCGCGAATTCCTGCTCGCCGGCCTGCGGGACCTGGGCGTGTCCGTATATGGCGAACCGCGCGCGCCGTTTGTCCTCGCCGAATTCCACGACGGTGCCCGCCTGCGTGAACGGCTGCGCGAGCGGGGCTACGCCGTACGCCGCGCCGACACCTTCCCCGGCCTCGGCCCGGACTGGCTGCGCATCGCGGTGCGGTCACGCCCGGTCATGACCGAGTTTCTCACTACGCTCAACGAGCTAACCTGA
- a CDS encoding adenosylcobinamide-GDP ribazoletransferase yields the protein MRDAIRMAVGTLTVVPVRAPRVIDGRVARGAMLLAPLAVLPLAVAGALVTLLPLPALPVAALALGVVALGCRGLHLDGLSDTADGLAASYDRERALTIMRKGDSGPSGVATLLLVLIVQCGALAGAVGAGHGVVAVVVAVLAGRMLLAVCCARGVPSARPEGLGATVAGSVPVVGAAGSVVVCAALASWGGTFAGLPWWQGLLAVGAALVAGGLLLWRCVRRLGGITGDVLGACVETGVTAALLVVSG from the coding sequence ATGCGGGACGCGATCCGCATGGCCGTCGGCACGCTGACGGTGGTTCCGGTGCGCGCGCCCCGGGTGATCGACGGGCGGGTGGCGCGGGGCGCGATGCTGCTGGCGCCGCTGGCGGTGTTGCCGCTCGCGGTGGCCGGGGCACTGGTCACGCTGCTTCCGCTGCCCGCTTTGCCGGTGGCCGCGCTCGCGCTGGGCGTGGTCGCGCTGGGATGTCGCGGGCTGCACCTGGACGGCCTGTCCGACACCGCCGACGGGCTCGCCGCTTCCTATGACCGCGAGCGCGCGCTGACCATCATGCGCAAGGGCGACTCCGGGCCCAGCGGGGTGGCGACGCTGCTCCTGGTGCTGATCGTCCAATGTGGAGCGCTGGCGGGGGCGGTCGGTGCCGGGCACGGGGTGGTTGCCGTGGTGGTGGCGGTGCTGGCGGGCCGGATGCTGCTTGCCGTGTGCTGCGCGCGTGGCGTGCCGTCGGCACGGCCGGAAGGGCTGGGCGCGACGGTGGCCGGTTCGGTGCCGGTGGTCGGCGCCGCCGGTTCGGTGGTGGTGTGCGCGGCGTTGGCGTCGTGGGGCGGCACGTTCGCGGGCTTGCCGTGGTGGCAGGGACTTCTCGCGGTCGGTGCGGCGCTGGTCGCGGGCGGACTGCTGCTGTGGCGCTGCGTGCGACGACTGGGCGGCATCACCGGGGACGTGCTCGGTGCCTGCGTGGAAACCGGCGTCACCGCGGCGCTGCTGGTTGTGTCAGGTTAG
- the cobT gene encoding nicotinate-nucleotide--dimethylbenzimidazole phosphoribosyltransferase, with product MKITPPSAAAREEALVRLDGLVKPLGSLGRLEELAAWLSAAHDAVPPRELDDVRVAVFAGDHGITASAVSAYPREITAAMVRVFLAGTSGVTVLARQVGATVKVFDLAVDADGLPDEVTAYKIRRGSGSIDREDALAPGEASRAFDAGRRIADAEIDDGANLLIPGDMGIGNTTVAAALVAARLGLPAEEVVGTGTGVDEEGRARKVAAVTAALARTGDRADDPFERLTALGSACAAATAGFLVQGAVRGVPVVLDGVFSGAAALVAQDVAPGAVAWWLAGHRSTEPSQAHALKALGLEPILDLGLRLGEGSGAVQAVPVLRAARAVLAEMSSLADLT from the coding sequence ATGAAGATCACGCCACCCTCGGCGGCGGCACGCGAGGAAGCGCTGGTCCGGCTGGACGGACTGGTGAAGCCGCTGGGCTCGCTGGGTCGCCTGGAGGAACTGGCGGCGTGGCTGAGCGCCGCGCACGACGCGGTGCCCCCGCGTGAACTCGACGACGTGCGGGTCGCGGTGTTCGCCGGGGACCACGGCATCACGGCTTCGGCGGTTTCGGCGTATCCGCGGGAGATCACCGCCGCGATGGTGCGGGTCTTCCTGGCCGGGACGAGCGGGGTGACCGTGCTCGCGCGGCAGGTCGGCGCGACGGTGAAGGTGTTCGACCTGGCCGTGGACGCCGACGGCCTGCCGGACGAGGTGACCGCGTACAAGATCCGCCGCGGGTCCGGCTCGATCGACCGCGAGGACGCGCTGGCGCCCGGCGAGGCGAGCCGCGCGTTCGACGCGGGCCGGCGGATCGCCGACGCGGAAATCGACGACGGTGCCAACCTGCTGATCCCCGGTGACATGGGGATCGGGAACACCACCGTGGCGGCCGCGCTGGTGGCGGCGCGGCTGGGCCTGCCAGCCGAAGAGGTCGTCGGCACCGGCACCGGCGTCGACGAGGAAGGACGCGCCCGCAAGGTCGCCGCGGTCACGGCTGCTTTGGCCCGCACCGGGGACCGCGCGGACGACCCGTTCGAACGGCTCACCGCACTCGGCAGCGCCTGCGCCGCCGCGACGGCGGGCTTCCTGGTCCAGGGCGCCGTGCGCGGGGTGCCGGTGGTGCTCGACGGGGTGTTCTCCGGGGCGGCCGCGCTGGTCGCGCAGGACGTCGCGCCGGGAGCGGTGGCGTGGTGGCTCGCCGGGCACCGGTCCACCGAGCCGTCGCAGGCGCACGCGCTCAAGGCGCTCGGCCTGGAGCCGATCCTGGACCTCGGGCTGCGCCTCGGTGAGGGCAGCGGCGCGGTGCAGGCGGTGCCGGTGCTGCGGGCGGCGCGGGCGGTGCTCGCGGAGATGAGTTCGCTGGCCGACCTGACCTGA
- a CDS encoding bifunctional adenosylcobinamide kinase/adenosylcobinamide-phosphate guanylyltransferase codes for MSTHLRRVARFAAARLDAGAKALRRYARGKDGTGGKVLVLGGVRSGKSRHAELLLARHPHVVYLATGLPPGDDDPEWAARVAAHRARRPAGWRTVETADLAGALREATAPVLIDCFGTWLSRVLGEVGAWEQADGWQQRLDDHLLDFIDAWRTTPVPVVAVSNEVGSGVVPGTFSGRVFRDVLGALNSEVAAHSDRVVLVVAGRAFELPGKDGR; via the coding sequence ATGAGTACGCACCTGCGGCGCGTGGCCCGGTTCGCGGCCGCCCGCCTGGACGCCGGCGCGAAGGCGCTGCGCCGGTACGCCCGCGGCAAGGACGGCACAGGCGGCAAGGTCCTGGTGCTCGGCGGGGTCCGGTCGGGCAAATCGCGGCACGCCGAACTGCTGCTGGCGCGGCACCCCCACGTGGTCTACCTGGCCACCGGCCTGCCGCCCGGCGACGACGACCCGGAGTGGGCCGCGCGGGTGGCCGCGCACCGGGCACGCAGACCGGCGGGCTGGCGCACGGTGGAGACCGCGGATCTGGCCGGTGCGCTGCGCGAGGCGACCGCGCCGGTGCTGATCGACTGCTTCGGCACCTGGCTGTCGCGGGTGCTGGGTGAGGTCGGCGCGTGGGAGCAGGCCGACGGCTGGCAGCAGCGGCTCGACGACCACCTGCTGGACTTCATCGACGCGTGGCGGACCACGCCGGTGCCGGTGGTCGCGGTGAGCAACGAGGTCGGCAGCGGTGTGGTGCCCGGCACGTTCTCCGGGCGGGTGTTCCGTGATGTGCTGGGCGCGCTGAACAGCGAGGTGGCCGCGCACTCGGACCGGGTGGTGCTGGTGGTCGCCGGACGGGCATTCGAACTTCCCGGGAAGGACGGCCGATGA
- a CDS encoding cobalamin biosynthesis protein, producing MDHGSRADRDRARAAGLLAGYAADRLFGDPRRAHPVAWFGNLATAVERRIWADSRPRGVVHLLVCTTAAAGLGVVAERAASAPLRFLATATATWVVLGGRGLAAEGTAMAELVEAGDLDGARARLSHLCGRDAASLDLAELTRAATESIAENTSDAVVAPLFWGALAGIPGLLGYRALNTLDAMVGHRSPRYERFGWASARADDLANLVPSRAAALFTAACAGRDARRVLRVWRRDAGVHPSPNAGQVEAAFAGALGVRLGGVNRYGGAVSERGHLGDGDPPRPADLRRAVRLSLAVGALAAVAAAVVGR from the coding sequence GTGGATCATGGATCGCGCGCGGACCGAGATCGGGCCAGGGCCGCCGGCCTGCTCGCCGGATACGCCGCCGATCGCCTGTTCGGGGACCCGCGCCGGGCCCATCCGGTGGCCTGGTTCGGCAACCTGGCCACGGCGGTGGAACGGCGGATCTGGGCGGATTCGCGCCCGCGTGGCGTGGTGCACCTGCTGGTGTGCACCACGGCGGCGGCCGGGCTCGGGGTGGTCGCCGAGCGTGCCGCCTCGGCTCCGCTGCGCTTCCTCGCCACGGCGACCGCGACCTGGGTCGTGCTCGGCGGACGTGGCCTGGCGGCCGAAGGCACCGCGATGGCGGAACTGGTCGAAGCCGGTGACCTGGACGGCGCCCGCGCGCGGCTGTCCCACCTGTGCGGCCGTGACGCCGCCTCGCTCGACCTGGCCGAACTCACCCGCGCGGCCACCGAGTCCATTGCCGAGAACACCTCCGACGCCGTGGTGGCGCCGCTGTTCTGGGGTGCGCTCGCCGGGATCCCGGGCCTGCTCGGCTACCGCGCGCTGAACACGCTGGACGCGATGGTCGGCCACCGGTCACCGCGGTACGAGCGCTTCGGCTGGGCGTCCGCCCGGGCCGACGACCTCGCGAACCTGGTCCCGTCGCGGGCCGCCGCGTTGTTCACCGCGGCCTGCGCGGGCCGTGACGCCCGGCGTGTGCTCCGGGTGTGGCGGCGTGACGCCGGAGTGCACCCGAGCCCGAACGCGGGTCAGGTGGAGGCCGCGTTCGCCGGTGCGCTCGGGGTCCGGCTCGGCGGTGTGAACCGTTATGGCGGCGCGGTGTCCGAACGCGGTCACCTCGGCGACGGCGACCCACCGCGCCCGGCCGACCTGCGCCGGGCGGTCCGGTTGTCGCTGGCGGTGGGCGCGCTGGCGGCGGTCGCGGCGGCGGTGGTCGGCCGATGA
- a CDS encoding cobyric acid synthase, translating into MSGLLVAGTTSDAGKSLVAAALGRWLARRGVRVAPFKAQNMSNNSMVCADGAEIGRAQWLQARACRVEPEAAMNPVLLKPGSDRRSHVIALGKPFGTLEAGEFATGRTGLAQLAFEALRELRTRFDVVVCEGAGSPAEINLRAGDYVNMGLAREARLPVLVVGDIDRGGVFAAMYGTLALLDPEDQELIAGWVINKFRGDPALLKPGLDMLEERTGRPFYGVLPWLDGVWIDSEDALADAGWRRDRTRVSGRRPLRVAVVRFPRASNATDVDALAAEPGVEVTVTADPDVVAGADVVVLPGSRATVDDLRWLTERGLADVVRARAADGRPVLGICGGHQMLARRITDDVESGAGAVDGLGLLPTSVTFDAEKVLARPRGEWRGHPVQAYEIHHGKVVLEGSAEPFLDGWRHGSVWGTTWHGAFDNDGFRRAWLSAAAEQAGTTWAPAAGAKSFPLLREEMLDRLADAVEEHLDTRRLLELIERGAPAGP; encoded by the coding sequence ATGAGCGGGCTGCTGGTCGCCGGGACCACTTCGGACGCGGGCAAGAGCCTGGTCGCCGCCGCGCTCGGGCGCTGGCTGGCGCGCCGCGGCGTGCGGGTGGCGCCGTTCAAGGCGCAGAACATGTCCAACAACTCGATGGTCTGCGCGGACGGCGCGGAGATCGGCCGCGCGCAGTGGCTGCAGGCGCGGGCGTGCCGCGTCGAGCCGGAGGCCGCGATGAACCCGGTGCTGCTCAAGCCCGGCAGCGACCGCCGCAGCCACGTGATCGCGCTGGGCAAGCCGTTCGGCACGCTCGAAGCGGGGGAGTTCGCCACCGGCCGCACGGGTCTCGCGCAACTCGCCTTCGAGGCGCTGCGCGAGCTGCGGACGCGGTTCGACGTGGTCGTCTGCGAGGGCGCGGGCAGCCCGGCGGAGATCAATCTCCGCGCGGGCGACTACGTCAACATGGGGCTCGCGCGGGAAGCCAGGCTGCCGGTGCTGGTGGTCGGCGACATCGACCGCGGCGGGGTGTTCGCGGCCATGTACGGCACGCTGGCGCTGCTCGACCCCGAGGACCAGGAGCTGATCGCGGGCTGGGTGATCAACAAGTTCCGCGGCGACCCGGCGTTGCTCAAGCCGGGCCTGGACATGCTGGAGGAACGGACCGGCCGCCCGTTCTACGGGGTGCTGCCGTGGCTGGACGGCGTGTGGATCGACTCGGAGGACGCGCTGGCCGACGCGGGCTGGCGTCGTGACCGCACGCGCGTGTCCGGCCGCCGTCCGCTGCGCGTGGCCGTGGTGCGCTTTCCGCGTGCCTCCAACGCGACCGACGTGGACGCGCTCGCCGCGGAACCGGGCGTGGAGGTCACCGTCACCGCCGATCCGGACGTGGTCGCGGGCGCGGACGTGGTGGTGCTGCCCGGCAGCCGGGCCACTGTGGACGACCTGCGCTGGCTGACCGAACGCGGCCTGGCCGACGTGGTCCGCGCGCGTGCCGCCGACGGCCGTCCGGTGCTCGGCATCTGCGGCGGGCACCAGATGCTCGCGCGCCGCATCACCGACGACGTGGAATCGGGCGCCGGTGCGGTCGACGGCCTGGGCCTGCTGCCGACGTCGGTGACGTTCGACGCGGAGAAGGTGCTCGCGCGGCCGCGTGGTGAATGGCGCGGGCACCCGGTCCAGGCCTACGAAATCCACCACGGCAAGGTCGTGCTGGAAGGCTCAGCCGAGCCGTTCCTCGACGGCTGGCGGCACGGTTCGGTCTGGGGCACCACCTGGCACGGCGCCTTCGACAACGACGGCTTCCGCCGCGCCTGGCTGTCGGCCGCCGCCGAGCAGGCGGGCACCACCTGGGCGCCCGCCGCCGGCGCGAAGAGCTTTCCGTTGCTGCGGGAGGAAATGCTCGACCGGCTGGCGGACGCGGTCGAGGAGCACCTCGACACGCGCCGCCTGCTGGAACTCATCGAGCGAGGCGCGCCCGCCGGTCCGTGA
- a CDS encoding CbtA family protein: MMRTLLVRGLLAGLAAGVLAAVFAFFAGEPPIDAAIGIEESGTAAHAHSPAEAGGHAHGEEEELVSRDVQSTLGLLVGVGAYAVAGGGLFALAFAFCYGRLGSLRPRVLSALLAVTAFIVVVGVPFLKYPANPPAVGQGETIGDRTALYFGFVALSLAFAISAAMLGRRVGGWNGGLAGAGAYLVLVSVTAALMPSIDEVPDGFPGSTLWTFRIASLGTQLVLWVALGLIFGALAERVLTDRRARLAR, encoded by the coding sequence ATGATGAGGACCTTGCTGGTCCGCGGCTTGCTCGCGGGCCTGGCCGCCGGTGTGCTTGCGGCCGTTTTTGCCTTCTTCGCCGGTGAACCGCCGATCGACGCCGCCATCGGCATCGAGGAATCGGGCACTGCCGCGCACGCGCATTCGCCAGCGGAAGCCGGTGGGCACGCGCACGGCGAAGAGGAGGAACTGGTCAGCCGGGACGTGCAGAGCACGCTCGGGTTGCTGGTCGGCGTCGGCGCGTATGCCGTCGCCGGCGGCGGGCTCTTTGCGCTCGCCTTCGCGTTCTGCTACGGCCGCCTGGGTTCGTTGCGGCCGCGTGTGTTGTCCGCGCTGCTCGCGGTGACCGCGTTCATCGTGGTGGTCGGCGTGCCGTTCCTGAAGTACCCGGCGAACCCGCCCGCGGTCGGGCAGGGCGAAACGATCGGTGACCGGACCGCGTTGTACTTCGGTTTTGTCGCGCTGTCACTGGCTTTTGCGATCAGCGCGGCGATGCTCGGGCGCCGGGTCGGCGGGTGGAACGGCGGGCTCGCCGGCGCGGGTGCCTACCTGGTGCTGGTTTCGGTGACGGCGGCGCTGATGCCGTCGATCGACGAAGTGCCCGACGGTTTCCCGGGTTCGACGCTGTGGACGTTCCGGATCGCCTCGCTCGGCACGCAGCTGGTGCTGTGGGTCGCGCTCGGCCTGATCTTCGGCGCACTGGCCGAACGGGTGCTCACGGACCGGCGGGCGCGCCTCGCTCGATGA
- a CDS encoding CbtB domain-containing protein, with translation MTQAAVPLPSTPELRIPIREILPWAVFVGVLALVVLYFVSTEQGALALFSNGYVHEFVHDGRHLLAFPCH, from the coding sequence GTGACGCAAGCAGCGGTTCCCCTGCCCTCGACGCCCGAACTCCGCATCCCGATCCGCGAAATCCTGCCGTGGGCCGTTTTTGTCGGAGTGCTGGCGCTGGTGGTGCTCTACTTCGTCAGCACCGAACAGGGCGCGCTCGCCCTGTTCTCCAACGGTTACGTGCACGAGTTCGTGCACGACGGCCGTCACCTGCTCGCCTTCCCCTGCCACTGA
- a CDS encoding alpha/beta fold hydrolase, with protein MNEHTVAVNGIELCYEVFGEPDARPLLLIMGLGGPMTWWDEEFCEQLAGRGFRVIRYDNRDTGRSTSMHGRVGLLPALVLRRSPYRLTDLADDAAALLSALEIPAAHVAGVSMGGMIAQELAIRHPSRVLSLTSIMSTTGSKLVGLPSPRAMKALLQPAAKDRESYIEQMIRTFRVIGSPGYPAEEARLRARAATTYDRGTNPAGTLRHLGAIMAAPDRTAGLRKLRIPALVVHGAADPLVNPSGGRATARAIPGAELDIVPGMGHDTPPELWPRLVNGIVRTADRAETDRRIDTA; from the coding sequence ATGAACGAGCACACGGTCGCGGTGAACGGGATCGAGCTCTGCTACGAGGTCTTCGGCGAGCCGGACGCGCGGCCGCTGCTGCTGATCATGGGTCTCGGCGGGCCGATGACCTGGTGGGACGAGGAGTTCTGCGAGCAGCTTGCCGGGCGCGGCTTCCGCGTGATCCGGTACGACAACCGCGACACCGGCCGGTCGACCTCGATGCACGGGCGTGTCGGCCTGCTGCCCGCGCTGGTGCTGCGGCGGTCCCCGTACCGGCTGACCGATCTCGCCGACGACGCCGCGGCGCTGCTGTCGGCGCTGGAGATCCCGGCGGCCCACGTGGCCGGGGTGTCGATGGGCGGCATGATCGCGCAGGAACTGGCCATCCGGCACCCGTCGCGGGTGCTCTCGCTCACCTCGATCATGTCCACCACCGGCAGCAAGCTGGTCGGCCTGCCCAGCCCGCGCGCAATGAAGGCGCTGCTGCAACCGGCCGCGAAGGACCGCGAGTCCTACATCGAGCAGATGATCCGGACCTTCCGCGTGATCGGCTCGCCCGGTTACCCCGCCGAGGAAGCCCGGCTGCGGGCGCGGGCGGCGACCACCTACGACCGCGGCACGAATCCGGCGGGCACGCTGCGGCACCTCGGCGCGATCATGGCGGCGCCGGACCGCACCGCCGGACTGCGCAAGCTCCGCATCCCGGCACTGGTGGTGCACGGCGCGGCGGATCCGCTGGTGAACCCGTCGGGCGGCCGGGCCACCGCGCGCGCCATTCCCGGCGCGGAGCTGGACATCGTGCCGGGAATGGGCCACGACACCCCGCCGGAGCTGTGGCCGCGGTTGGTCAACGGCATCGTGCGCACCGCCGATCGCGCCGAAACCGATCGCCGGATTGACACGGCTTGA